The sequence GGTCAGGTCCCACAGCTGCACCCACCCTGCAGGTTCACATTGACTCTGGGGGCCCCTCCCAGGTCCCTCCTGCACCCGGCAGGGCTGTGGGCACAGCATGGGTTCAGGCCTTGCCCTGGGAAGCCCCAGACACAGTGGCACTCCGTGGGGTGGTGCAGGGGCACCCTGGGGGCCAGGGCTGGTTGTACACAGAGCATCCCCACCTTTGTCAGCTCACTGGTCCTCCGGCCAGCCTCTCCAGACGGGCACTGTCGTGGCCACATTTTACAGACCGGGACACCGAGGCTCAGTGACACAAGCTCCGAGGTCACACCGTGGGAAATCACAGACAGCCTGGCTCCAAATGCCacactccttccccagcctcaaaGAGCCCTGCCCCAAGTGTGGGTCTGTTTCATGAGGACCAGAAGTTTCTGGGCTCCTAGGGACCCTGTGCCTGGCACCAGATGGCACCTGGATGCTCAGGGTGAATGAATGAGGGGGTGATCCTTCAGAGGCAGGTGCCCCACAGCTGCGAACACAGGGGCCGGCTCTGGTGCACATGCTGGACTCCCGCAGCTACTGGACTGGTTGAGTCCTGACCACCAGGCTAGTGCCAAAGGCACAGTGAGAGGCCACGGCGGCCTCTGCCCACCCCACACTGCCGAGCAGAGTCCTAGTGGGGTGCCTGGCTCCCTCCCCATTCCAGTGGGAACTTCCCCTCCACCAGGTAGGGCAGGGCAGGGTGGAAGGGCCTGACCTTGTGTCTGAGGGAGCCGAGCAGGTGGGAGCTGACCCTGGGTCAGAGGCCCCCTCCTGGGGCCGCTATCCCGGCCTATGCTTGGCACTGTCAGCACTGGGTGGGGCCAGGCCGAGGGGCCCTCCACTTAACAGCAGAGTCAGCTCGTGGGGCCAGTGCAGGCTCATAACCGCACAGAACTTCCCAGGCACCCTGTGTGGCCGCACTGGCCCTGCTTCCTCTGGCCCAACCATGCCTCTGCCCAGCCACCTGCTGCCCGCCCTGGTCCTGTTACTGGGTAAGTCATTTGTCTCACTCCTGAAGCAGGACGAGGGGCTCTGGCTTCTGAGCCTACCATCTGTGTGGCAGTGATGGGCACCAGGGCTGACGCCTGAGCCCCAAAGGGAAGGTGGTTTGCTAGGCACTGCCTTGGCCGGTCTGCAATGGGGGTGACCTGGAATCAGCCCATGGGGTCCTCAGGCCTGCCAAGCAAAGGAAGAGACAAGACTCCCCTCCCAGTCTGGGACAAGAGGGCTCAGGAGGTGCCCCCCAGCTCTGTCAGCCTTTGTCTGCCACCCTTGGACTGGGCAGAGCCTGTGGAAGCCCCTGGGCCACCCATTGGTACCTCCTTGGGGGTCACCCTCCCAGTGCCCAGTTCACTGCTGGGCACACTGGGTTCCTGCTACCTTTCTGGGGGTGCCCATGGCAGGGTGCTCATCCCCACACAGGCCCAggccctcctccccagcctcttCAGGGCTGGAAACAGAAGCGTGCTCTGCTTGGTCCGGAGCCGCGTGGGAGTTCTCTGATGGGTCCTGGTCCCTCCCTGCCCCATCTGCTGGTCTGAGAGGCTTCCCTGGACAAAAGATGTCCAGTGCCAAAACTGAAGAGTCCTAGGCAGGCTGGGATGGCTGATCACTCTGCACCCAGGCCCCCTGGCTGTCACCCTCCCCGCAGCAAGATCCCCAGGCTGGGCCTGGGTCCCCAGCCACTGCAGGAGCCCTGGCCAGGCCGCGTGCAACTTCGTGTGTGACTGCAGGGACTGCTCGGATGAGGCCCAGTGTGGTAAGCCAAGGCCAGATGGGCGGGCAGGGCCAGTGTGAGCAGGTCTGGCGCACACCTGACCACCCACTCTCCCAGGTTACCGTGGGGCCTCGCCCGCCCTGGGCACCCCCTTCACCTGCGACTTCGAGCAGGACTCCTGCGGCTGGCAGGACATTAGCACCTCAGGCTACAGCTGGCTCCGAGACAGGGCGGGGGCCGCACTGGAGGGTCCTGGGCCTCACTCAGACCACACGCTGGGCACCGACCTGGGTAAGGCCAGGGCGAGTCTCTGCGCACCCCTGTCTCAACACCCTCCTTGCTCCCTGCCCTGTCTCCTGACCTCTCACCTGGGCCAGGCTGGTACATGGCCGTCGGAACCCACCGAGGGAAAGAGGCATCCACCGCAGCCCTGCGCTCGCCAACCCTGCGAGAGGCAGCCCCTTCCTGCAAGCTGAGGCTCTGGTACCATGCGGCTTCTGGAGGTGCACCCTGGACCCCCAAGGCTCATGGGGGGTGCCCAAGGGGAGGGCGGGTGGGGACAAGCAGGGCCGCAGCTGCCCTGGGACCCCTGACATTGCAGATGTGGCTGAGCTGCGGCTGGAGGTGACCCATGGCTCAGAGACCCTGACCCTGTGGCAGAGCACAGGGCCCTGGGACCCCGGCTGGCAGGAGTTGGCAGTGACCACAGGCCGCATCCGGGGTGACTTCCGAGTGAGCTGGGAGGGTCTGGACGAGTGGGAGCCTTGGGGGGGTCTGGGCCCTGACTTAGGTCCTGAGGGCCTGTTCTCTTCAGGTGACCTTCTCTGCCACCCGAAATGCCACCCACAGGGGCGCTGTGGCTCTAGACGACCTAGAGTTCTGGGACTGTGGTCTGCCCGGTAAGGCACCGCCTCTTCCTGTTCCACCCCTGGGAGGGCCCCCGCCTGCCCACTCCCCTGCCCAGACCCTGTCTGCCCCCGAGTGCTTTCCCACTCCAGGGGCCTCGGTGAAGGGTTAACCCTGCCCCACCCAGCCCCCCAGGCCAGCTGCCCCCTGGGACACCACCACTGCCAGAACAAGGTCTGCGTGGAGCCCCAGCAGCTGTGCGACGGGGAAGACAACTGCGGGGACCTGTCTGATGAGGACCCACTCACCTGTGGTGAGGCCAGGGTGGGGGCCCAGAGTGAGACAGACTGGACACCTCGGTGGGGGCCCTAGCACTCATCTGGGAAGGGGCACCTTGGATCCTTGGGATGATCCTTCTGGGGGTGTGGTTGCCAGGGCCACCCTGGAGCTGGGGCCAGACGGCTGCAGGAAGCACTGCCTAGTGGCCCTGACAGCCCCACCTCCCGCCCTAGGCCGCCACACAGCCACCGACTTTGAGACAGGCCTGGGCCCATGGAACCGCTCGGAAGGCTGGTCCCGGAACCACAGCGCTGGTGGTCCTGAGCGCCCCTCCTGGCCACGCCGTGACCACAGCCGGAACAGTGCACAGGGTGAAGCCCACAGGGGACCCGGCCCAGGCCCCGTCCACATGGCCACAGCCCAGCGGCTGTGGCCCACTCCCGCCCTTTCCCGCAGGCTCCTTCCTGGTCTCTGTGGCCGAGCCTGGCACCCCTGCTATACTCTCCAGCCCCGAATTCCAAGCCTCAGGCGCCTCCAACTGCTCGGTGAGATGGGTGGGGCTCACAGGGCCTCCATGCTGGCTGCCCAGGTGCAGGGCCCCCAGCCAGCTCTTGGTTCCACAGCTGATCTTCTATCACTATCTGCATGGCTCTGAGGCTGGCTGCCTCCAGCTGTTCCTGCAGACTCTGGGGTCCAGTGCCCCCCAGGCTCCTGTCCTGCTGCGGAGGCGCCGAGGGGAGCTGGGGACTGCGTGGGTCCGAGACCGTGTTGACATCCAGAGCGCCCACCCCTTCCAGGTAGGGAACAGCAAGAGGGTGGGGTCTGGGGAGCCAggctggggggcaggggaggggaaccCACAAGGTACCCACTGTGGGTGGACAGGGACCAGACCCCAGgggaaaataggctgggcacctGCTGAGCCCCTCTGCCCTCAGATCCTCCTGGCCGGGCAGACAGGCCCAGGGGGCGTCGTGGGTCTGGACGACCTCATCCTGTCTGACCACTGCAGACCAGTCCCGGGTGAGCCTGCTGAATCTGCCCTACCCTGCCTTGCCCTGGAGAAGCACAGCACTCCCCATCCCTGCCACCTGACCCAGTTCTGCCCCCACAGAGGTGTCCACCCTGCAGCCACTGCCTCCTGGGCCCTGggccccagccccccagcccctgccGCCCAGCTCACGGCTCCAGGATTCCTGCAAGCAGGGGCATCTCGCCTGCGGGGACCTGTGTGTACCCCCGGAACAGCTGTGTGACTTCGAGGAGCAGTGCGCAGGGGGCGAGGATGAGCAGGCCTGCGGTAAAGGGGCTCAGCCTCCTGCAGACCTCCTGCTGAGGAGCCAAGGGGGTAGGTGCCGGGGCGGGCTGAGGACTCTGCCATTTAGTGCCCATTGCTGTTTCAGGCACCACAGACTTTGAGTCCCTGGAGGCCGGGGGCTGGGAGGACGCCAGCGTGGGGCGGCTGCAGTGGCGACGTCTCTCAGCCCAGGAGAGCCAGGGGTCCAGTGCAGCTGCTGCTGGTGAGGCCCAAGGCCCAACGCTCAAGCCCCCACCGGGGTGTGAGCAGCATCCTCGGAGGGGTCTCTGCTCTGTCTCTGCACTACAGACGGTCTCTGGATTGGGGATCCCTGAGGGACAGAGTGGGGCCCTGGACGAGGCTTTGAGCACCTTGCTCTTCCCCCAGGGCACTTCCTGTCTCTGCAGAGGGCCTGGGGGCAGCTGAGCACGGAGGCCCGGGTCCTTACACCCCTCCTTGGCCCTTCTGGCCCCAGCTGTGAACTCCACCTGGCTTACTACTTACAGAGCCAGCCCCGAGGTACCGCCGCCCTCCACAAGCTCCCTGGCCAGGCCCTGGGCGCTCCCTGCACGGTGGGAGGGATGTGGGGTCGGGTGACCCACAGCACCCCCCGCCCCGCTGGCCAGGTTTCCTGGCACTAGTTGTGGTAGACAACGGCTCCCGGGAGCTGGCATGGCAGGCCCTGAGCAGCAGTGCAGGTGGCTGGAAGGTGGACAAGGTCATTCTAGGGGCCCGCCGCCGGCCCTTCCAGGTGAGGAGGGCAGCCCAGAGTGGGGGTTCCACTGGAGCAGGCCCTGACTTCATGGTCCTCCTCATCCCCCTACCCCATGAAGCTGGAGTTTGTCGGTTTGGTGGACTTGGACGGCCCTGACCAGCAGGGAGCTGGGGTGGACAACGTGACCCTGAGGGACTGTAGCCCCACAGTGACCACCGAGAGAGACAGAGGTTCCTGCTGCCCATCCTCATTCCCACCTGGGTGCTCCCCCCACACCCCTCCAGGGACCCCGGAGCTTCCATCTTCTCAGGGCtctggagggggagggggaaaggtcTGTGaccccacctggccccacccccagaggtCTCCTGTAACTTTGAGCGGGACACATGCAGCTGGTACCCAGGCCACCTCTCAGACACACACTGGCGCCGGGTGGAGAGCCGTGGCCCTGACCACGACCACACCACAGGCCAAGGTAGGATGGGCACTCAGACCAGGGGTGGCTTTCAGACAGGAGTGGAGCATCTCTGCAGCTCAGCCCCATGCTCCTACAGGCCACTTTGTACTCCTGGACCCCACAGACCCCCTGGTCTGGGGCCACAGCGCCCACCTGCTCTCCAGGCCCCAGGTGCCAGCAGCGCCTATGGAGTGTCTAAGCTTCTGGTACTACCTCCATGGACCCCAGATTGGTGAGTGGACCTGGGAGTGGGGCAGGGCCTGTGGGGAGGCCCCCGGAGGTTCAGAGCCCCCCTCTGACACCCATCAAGGCACAGGGGAGAGGTCAGTTATGGACTGGTTCCCTCCCTGCAGGGACTCTGCGCCTGGCCATGAGACAGGAAGGGGAGgacacacacctgtggtcacGGTCGGGCACCCAGGGCAACCGCTGGCATGAGGCCTGGGCCACCCTTTCCCACCAGCCTGGCTCCCGTGCCCAGTACCAGGTGAGGCCTGGCGCCCGGGTGGGAGGACAGGGCAGGACCCCCCGCCAGCTGacaccctccacccccagctgCTGTTCGAGGGCCTCCGGGACGGATACCACGGCACCATGGCGCTAGACGACGTGGCCATGCGGCCAGGCCCCTGCTGGGCCCCTCATCACTGCTCCTTTGAGGATTCGGACTGCGGCTTctcctcgggaggctggggtCTCTGGAGGCGCCAGGCCAATGCCTCGGGCCACACAGCCTGGGGCCCCCCAACAGACCACACCACTGAGACAGCCCAAGGTATGGGGGCCTGGCAGGGGCAGGGATTGGGGGGCTGGCCAGGGGCTGGCAGGCTGATGCTGGCACCTCCAGGGCACTACATGGTGGTGGACACCAGCCCAGACGCACTGCCCAGGGGCCAGACGGCCTCCCTGACCTCCAAGGAGTATAGGCCCCCAGCGCAGCCTGCTTGCCTGACCTTCTGGTACCACGGGAGCCTCCACAACCCAGGTGAGGGGCTTAGGGAGGGGAACCCAGTGGGCTCAGGGAAGCTTGGCCTGGTGTCCCCACTAGCCTTGTGCTGAGGCCACTGGGAGCCTCTTGCGCCCACCAGGCCGGGAGCCTGGGAGCTCAGTCCGGGGCCTGCAGGCGCTCTCCCCACACTGCTGACCAGGGCGCCCCTGCTGGCAGGCACCCTGCGGGTCCACCTGGAGAAGGGCGGGAAGCACCAGGTGCTCAGCCTCAGTGCCCATGGTGGGCTGGCCTGGCGCCTAGGCAGCGTGGATGTGCAGGCCGAGCGAGCCTGGAGGGTGAGTGCAGGGTAGggtgcctctccccctccccctgaGGGCTGCCTGGACCCACTGAGGCTGCCCTGCCGTGCACCCACCAGGTGGTGTTTGAGGCAGTGGCCGCAGGCGTGGCACACTCCTACGTGGCTCTGGATGACCTGCTCCTCCAGGATGGGCCCTGCCCTCGGCCAGGTGGGAGCCCTGCTGTGGCCTCGGCCCTGCTCTGGGGCCGCTGCCTAGCCCTCTcccttggtggtggtggtgcctaGGGCTTGGGCCGTGGCACCACTCACCCACCCATGTCCTGCAGGTTCCTGTGATTTTGAGTCTGGCCTGTGCGGCTGGAGCCACCTGGCCTGGCCCAGCCTGGGCGGATACAGCTGGGACTGGGGCGGGGGAGCCACTCCCTCTCGTTACCCCCAGCCCCCTGTGGACCACACCCTGGGCACAGAGGCAGGTATGTGCCACTGGAGCCAGGTGGGGAGGCGACCCAGAGGCCACACAGAGCCACCTGGCCTCCTGCTGCCCACCGAGTACACGCCCCATCCAGAGGAGGCCCTGCCCACCCAGCCTCTGCTAGGGCCCTGAGGGCTGGCTCTGCCCATCAGCTGGGCGTCAACCTCCTCTTGTTCCCAGGCCACtttgctttctttgaaactggCGTGCTGGGCCCCGGGGGCCGGGCCGCCTGGCTGCGCAGCGAGCCTCTGCCGGCCACCCCGGCCTCCTGCCTCCGCTTCTGGTACCACGTGGGCTTTCCCGAGCACTTCTGTGAGTCCGGCTGGGCCAGCGGGGGCCTGGGCAATGGGGACAGCAGGGGTCCAGGAGCAGAGGTGGGGAGGTGGCCTCCCACCCCGCCCCTGGTTAGGTGTGCAGGAGTCCCGGGACCCCAGGCCTGACACGCCCTGGCCCTGCTCTCAGACAAGGGGGAGCTGAGGGTGCTGCTGCGCAGTGCCCAGGGCGAGCTGGCCGTGTGGGGCACAGGCGGGCACCGGCGGCACCAGTGGCTGGAGGCCCAGGTGGAGGTGGCCAGCACCAATGAGTTCCAGGTGAGGCCGGCTGTCCGGGCCAGGAgccgcctcctcctccacccaggGCCCACACAGACTCCTGTCCTTCCCCATCAGGTTGTGTTTGAAGCCACTCTGGGCGGCCAGCCAGCCCTGGGGCCCATTGCCCTGGACGACGTGGAGTATCTGGCTGGGCAGCGTTGCCAGCAGCCTGCCCCCAGCCCGGGTGAGCCCTGGGCTGCAGTGGAGGCACGGAAGAGGGCCCAGGGGGCCAGCCCAGCTCAGGGCTTGCCAGGCTTACCAGCGTGTGGCCCCAGCAGCTGCGAGCATGCTGCACCCAGACAGGACAGGAGAGCTGCCAGGCCCACACCCTGTGCCCTCCCCACTCTCTGCCCCGCTCATCCCTGGGGCCACTGCCCGAGCTGGGCTGTCCCTGGGGTGCAGCCTCTGGGGCCTGCCCTGCCTGGCTGTGGCCTCTGTGCTCCCTGTGCCCACACCCATAGCAAGGTCCATCCTGGAGGAGCTGCCAGCCGGGTCAGGGCAACCACTGACTGCTCTCACTTGGTGAGGGAAAGGATCTCACCTGGGGCCATGAGCCCCACCAAGTCTGCAGACAGCAGCTGCCTGCCTGCCAGGCCCCATCCTTGCGGTGGCAGAACAAATACCCTCTGCCTTTGAAATAGGGGTGAACCCCAGGAGCCAGCAGAGGCTGAGGGGACCAGGCAGCCCTAggcttcctcctcagcctcagaTGTAGGGGCTACACCCGGACACCAGAACTGGGGGCTGCTTTGGAGGGCTCACGTGTCCCTATGGCTCACAGGGGACACAGCCGCACCTGTGTCTGTGCCAACTGCAGTTGGCAGTGCCCTCCTATTGCTCATGCTCCTGGTGCTGCTGGGACTTGGGGGACGGTGCTGGCTACAGAAGAGGGAGAGCTGCCCCTTCCAGAGCAACACAGAGGCCACAGCCCCCGGCTTTGACAACATCCTTTTCAATGCGGTAGGAGCCCCCGGGGATGGGTGGGCAGGAGCCTCTGTGCTCAGCTGTGACCCTGGAAGGTAGGCACTGGCAGGACACAACCCCCCAGGGAGGAGCCCCCACCTGTGCAAGGCCCATCCTTGCCCTCCCTCTCCCAGCCACCACTGTCAAAGCTCCTCCTCcttagccgggcggggtggctcacacctgtaattccagcactttgggaggtcgaggcaggtggatctcctgaggtcacgagtctgagaccagcctgcccaacatggtgaaacctcttctctactaaaaatacaaaaaattagctgggtgtggtggcaggtgcctataatcccagctactcaggaggcaggggttgcagtcagtgagccgagatcatgccattgcactccatcttgggtgacaagagcgaaactccgtctcgggaaagaaagaaaacaaacactcctcttcctccttctaggATGGTGTCACCCTCCCGGCATCTGTCACCAGCGATCCGTAGACCACCTCAGACAAGGCCCCGCTTCCTCATGTAACATCCAGCACTTGGTCAGACCCTAGCCGGGGACCAGACACCTGCCCCGCCCAGGCTGGGGCAGGCTGCAGGTCTCAGGACATGCAAGGGCCTGGGCGTTCCCTGCCCTGTGCTGACTGTTGTTCTGTGAATAAACACCCCGGCCCATGAGGGCGGCCCAAGCTCCCAGGCTGAAGTCAGTGCGTCCACACTTCACCAGCCAGTgagggtgggggctgcagtgttAAGTGACATGATAGGAGAACATGCTAGGGGCACCTGCTTGCTTCTGGATGCAGCTCAGGAACCAGAGACAAGGGGACCCTCTCCCACAAGGACACGGACCCACCAGGACAAGGGCCAGGGCAGGGGCTCTGTGTCTATTGAGGACAACAGTGAAACTGACCCACAGCATCAGGAGCATGCAAAGGAGATGACCCTTAGGGGACAGGGTGCACGGGGCAGGCCCGGAGGGAAGTGGTGCCTCAGCTGGGCCCACTGTCTGTGGTACAGGCCTGAGCTGCCCTAGGAACTGTGGGTCACAGTGCCCAGGTCACCAGGTGCCCCAGGGCTGCAGCTGAGCCCTTCCCTTTGGCCCCCATGCCTGAGCAGGAGGGTGACCCCGTGAAGCTGTGACCTGGCCTGGGGCACAAGCAGAGGACTCCCGTCCTAACACAGGGTCAACGTCACTAACCTCAGCCCCCAGAGCTCTCGTCCTCCACGTGGGTGACTCAGGCACAACCCCATGGTGAGGGCCCAGTCTTGTGGCCTCTGAGGCCTGGCTGTGGGTGGCTATCCCCAGGGAGGGTGGCAATACCCAGACCTGAGCAGCCAAGCCCCCTCCTGCCCATAGGAAAGCCCTACCCTGCCTCATGAACTCACATCTGCCCCCAGGAGCCATACGGTGCTGGAGGGCACAGCACGGCACCCTCGCCAGCCACCGGGCTCCTGTCCGCCCTGGGGACTAAGTCCCAGCAGAGGGCGGCGATCAGGCATGGCTAGCGCCGTCCCTCGTCTTCAGGTGCTGTGGGGCTGACCAGTGCCCGCTGTCCACACAGATGGGCGAAAGGAAATGGCCCTGCAGAGAGACCTTCAGAGCCCCCTGGCAGCCCACTCCCGGGCATCAGTCATGAAAATTCACTGGCCTTTCCCACAATTAGGGGCCTGGGAGCTGAGAGCAGGACCGAATAATCTGGCCCCGGCGCCAAAGGCAGGAAATTTTCCCAGCTTCTCTTTAGAGCTACATCAGAGAAAGCAGCTCCCAGTGACACCGCTCCTCTTCCTGCCGTGCCTCTGGCCTCCACCCCTCACCCTTATATAAGGTGGTGCTcacagctccctgaggcctctgaGCTACAACTGCTACTGGGCAGACATCCCTAGAACAGGAAGGCGGAGTTCTGCACCCTGATCTGAGGAACGCGACGTAGGGAGAAAAACAGTCAGCAGAACCCAACGCTTtgcaaggttttgtttgtttgacagcAGGAATGGGCTGGGGAGGGTCCCCCACAAGCTGGACCCCTTGTTCCATTTGGCCGTGAGGAGACCCACGGCGGTGCTGGCGGCCAAGGGGAACCGGCAGAATGAGATCAGCTGGAGCGCACTGATTTCGAGGCTTTGTGTTCATTTCGCCCTAGGCCCCTTCTCGATGGGCTTTCCAATGTCCTTTCCCCGGAGCTTGAGGCCTGAAATGAGCCACAGCCACTGGCCACTGCAGCGCCAGCTCCCTCCTGCCCCCCACGCTGCCCCTCTTCAACATCTTCCCAGGGAAGGGGGGCCACGCCGCTCCCATTCCTCACTGGGCTCTCAACACACAAGCACTCCTGGACCTCACATCTAATTTTGAAAAGGATGAGTCTGATCATCTTAGACAGCAGAGCATGAATACCCCTCTCCAGAAGAACGGGAGCCAGGGTCCTCTGCGGAACTGGCTTCCGGCCCCGTGCTGATAGGGCCTGGACCGCTGTGCTCAGGCTCAGAGAACCACAGCCAACAGCACGGGCTGACGGGAACTGGCAAGGGGAAGGGAGTGGGATTCCACTGCTCTTGggggtttcctgaggcctgcagAGCCCTCACCATCCCTCAGTCTCTATTGCCTGGAGAAGCAAAGCTCCAGAATTCAGACAACAGGGGACCCTCAGGGCCATCTTCGTCTCCCAAGTCCCACTCTCACCAACCCCAGACAGGAGTGGTGGCCTCCCTGTCCAGCGGACCCGGCGAAGGTGGAGGGACACTCACCGATGGCCCGCTCGATTTTGCCCAGCACCTGGTTATTGGGTATGGCCCGTCCGCTCTCATAGTCCGCGATCACCTGTGGCTTCTCATTGATTTTCTAAAGAGAACATGTGCTTTATACACATCAGCTCCATTAGCACTGCTGCGAAACCAGGCGTGGAGCGTCGCCTGAGAACACCAGCTTCTGGGGCCCCTGGGGTACGCACCCACACGCAGCTGCGTTTTGTGCAAGAGGCAGTGAGAGCCGGGCTGACCTGGCTTCCCGAGGCATTCCCTGCAAGGGCACCAGGGGGGTGGAGCCTGCCCTCCCCGTGCTATCTGAACACCTGTCACCCCCCTCCCCAAGCCCACAACCCCAGGAGGAGTGAGAGCCGGCGCAGCCTCACCGTGGCCAGGTCCTTCTGCGTAAGCCCCTTGCTCTGCCGACCTTGCTGGATCACCTTGCCCACCTCCAAGGTCACCCTGTCATGGTGCAGCTCCTCCGTCTCCCGGTCCAGCTTGGCTGTGTTCTTGGTGATAGAATGTTGTTTGTTCTG is a genomic window of Chlorocebus sabaeus isolate Y175 chromosome 12, mChlSab1.0.hap1, whole genome shotgun sequence containing:
- the MAMDC4 gene encoding apical endosomal glycoprotein, whose amino-acid sequence is MPLPSHLLPALVLLLARSPGWAWVPSHCRSPGQAACNFVCDCRDCSDEAQCGYRGASPALGTPFTCDFEQDSCGWQDISTSGYSWLRDRAGAALEGPGPHSDHTLGTDLGWYMAVGTHRGKEASTAALRSPTLREAAPSCKLRLWYHAASGDVAELRLEVTHGSETLTLWQSTGPWDPGWQELAVTTGRIRGDFRVTFSATRNATHRGAVALDDLEFWDCGLPAPQASCPLGHHHCQNKVCVEPQQLCDGEDNCGDLSDEDPLTCGRHTATDFETGLGPWNRSEGWSRNHSAGGPERPSWPRRDHSRNSAQGSFLVSVAEPGTPAILSSPEFQASGASNCSLIFYHYLHGSEAGCLQLFLQTLGSSAPQAPVLLRRRRGELGTAWVRDRVDIQSAHPFQILLAGQTGPGGVVGLDDLILSDHCRPVPEVSTLQPLPPGPWAPAPQPLPPSSRLQDSCKQGHLACGDLCVPPEQLCDFEEQCAGGEDEQACGTTDFESLEAGGWEDASVGRLQWRRLSAQESQGSSAAAAGHFLSLQRAWGQLSTEARVLTPLLGPSGPSCELHLAYYLQSQPREVSCNFERDTCSWYPGHLSDTHWRRVESRGPDHDHTTGQGHFVLLDPTDPLVWGHSAHLLSRPQVPAAPMECLSFWYYLHGPQIGTLRLAMRQEGEDTHLWSRSGTQGNRWHEAWATLSHQPGSRAQYQLLFEGLRDGYHGTMALDDVAMRPGPCWAPHHCSFEDSDCGFSSGGWGLWRRQANASGHTAWGPPTDHTTETAQGHYMVVDTSPDALPRGQTASLTSKEYRPPAQPACLTFWYHGSLHNPGTLRVHLEKGGKHQVLSLSAHGGLAWRLGSVDVQAERAWRVVFEAVAAGVAHSYVALDDLLLQDGPCPRPGSCDFESGLCGWSHLAWPSLGGYSWDWGGGATPSRYPQPPVDHTLGTEAGHFAFFETGVLGPGGRAAWLRSEPLPATPASCLRFWYHVGFPEHFYKGELRVLLRSAQGELAVWGTGGHRRHQWLEAQVEVASTNEFQVVFEATLGGQPALGPIALDDVEYLAGQRCQQPAPSPGDTAAPVSVPTAVGSALLLLMLLVLLGLGGRCWLQKRESCPFQSNTEATAPGFDNILFNADGVTLPASVTSDP
- the EDF1 gene encoding endothelial differentiation-related factor 1 — encoded protein: MAESDWDTVTVLRKKGPTAAQAKSKQAILAAQRRGEDVETSKKWAAGQNKQHSITKNTAKLDRETEELHHDRVTLEVGKVIQQGRQSKGLTQKDLATKINEKPQVIADYESGRAIPNNQVLGKIERAIGLKLRGKDIGKPIEKGPRAK